The following proteins are encoded in a genomic region of Corticium candelabrum chromosome 11, ooCorCand1.1, whole genome shotgun sequence:
- the LOC134186296 gene encoding sperm-associated antigen 17-like isoform X2, giving the protein MSKVKRTKSTSAGTARWDAGLVAEPLADEDWDLFVAFLIPENPSEVVHLAALTECVSTKRRKRFVAISREDLIKSVKDEGKSTAGGGKKGKGAATAPPFSEVCEHIRQALASPAGLTPDLDARLIKYYLLKKKREHLTKKEAERKAKDESSAPKSGRESSKGTKSVAAKGAKGSPKKGVAEAKESDVPMPTKAESKMKKRGEGEDLFTSIDDEPEDGPDTYFIFHGFIHAAVFSQIAEIGIPINAIVKVKSPYGPASSPLNENEECEADTDDWNALTEALKMFWQEIKRAAKDCPFGHVFRDIAWVELLSAAQTVPDKPEEKADLAESLFDLLADCIYKLLDKHKQYKLYLQTLVVINLSSQSSMTDGHDLSVMNENELMHDAKDVDTRLYSHQMDALPIDSVTVPLMMNSVLEQVVAIADNGCSDDVKLSQDHNSLPTILDSSIMKLALPNEEKRQLLNDKEQMCFSKKQKGTKILRHHDTSTLKTRHLEELIDIDAFSIDSRMLQLLPYYHLRDFSLFDAEQNKRYKASRVARAHELRHIMSAYGVEGTLLDRALKQFIFESMPLKGTGIVPSSLFKSTLNTCLLWDDPYPVSVLPVTDIEELETVHLENLQLRQLDEWCYHEYLEPSVMLQVLHEAHSKRLHIDSYYHKAGNSLLLAIHNPCDGQENHFTWSNWIHSQVGFSNYLQYVSSVVGPTVDAAWASAEAEAEKKTKVEAERRKREEAEAQNRLQEEEQEDKKKPKEKKGGESPDDSAQCKASRSSKEARSGSQSTASSRASTRKGKEKDKPTSGSKMRTSVAMSTHIDTQVTNQASAKPEIPKLFLSYPIGDRVVRVNGSMSHMFPADGALITVKCQAFIDGYKNQVVAVEKDNCIVMMHVRQGPGDNNALDDAKENEGQRNDAFEEAVKCSEKQLQQQSPKFLSCVIHYDDGFLASISKLGPEGHLPKRELVQVSNQLESKLSEDIGSKPPTPPQQVRSPSVQKVGKKKDAAAEQALIEQQKLQEEEAERQRQAEIERKKQEELDLALRPTYQQLFVSSPDGLHLHYCSVHEGKLEDFNEKSHLEGGRVVVRQSYPTKSWNTQLCQNTQLKTAMEEISRSITADGVVIRFLQNGSTVVLYPDGAVSVSYADAVAGILPTSPTEVQEEHERASSAVRRVKFGDFEHTVQETTGKHDRKDGWMSTSAVGECRLHSNAKEVMLSRGDGVSVVHKPDSSCVVNHADGTRITTFYEMKDSPSTLSCVPTKGALCKFVRIECPGFSAVTFNCQTQECQTSFGEGTQVSCTNRGEYHIKRPDGSILDIAYDGEVCYIPKGAGHQVPGCEDVVLEGAYVFSPTANETLKTIDCNGSKFTVMQNGETDIQSTRNITGQGGQVPRLFVLNQDSSAVELLRHCDVVEFLEAAEANQKAMVVRERLEEIPDAKVITVLKPTPQTIAEKWSRDYAEDGIIPRGLRDRNFSDLSDRPEGQGLKSSDSIPLHRLGTKTGVEFTQSSALEYRQLIEYQPLSTEERCSVMEGFCLFLRWREQQYQRAAALLLADQRSKAEKVAAVELETELLPQDKTMLQDTVLGVAQNAYHSRSEEELTQHYEVAVNTIDETVAECSPSEVDRKFSAKMEQHQQDIDNVKAMTRSLRERNVPNYFNMVEGKRFLEEVLKEGPNMNILVSQLPENQDHSQRIIQRDGSVSEMELVGVQSSHSIASDSAIDPGLGAVSHSPEKATPSPIAEESPADVLSSLALSPVRPLNPTPAQAFGAVVLNGRSPCSQTSLHALGNTDDLLIKQTPELAADVIEQDTPTRWNQTYSEPGDLSHRGSASFSKHRQSTGGAEQLPAISNRVAYVDVTGQLRKQKVKKPLSLRGAKPGAVTNEQFVATENSVRRKVSTSSVAGFSKKGIGPVSCLRGFELLPREVNFGVLREGYTYSHLLVIRNVGIDTCRFKLKQPPPSTGLKVLYSPCPVAAGMSTKLNIEISAVAVGAVGNDRFGYVQHDLEITSETSIFHLPIKAVVITASVYDSLSSDEKTRNSPHPQVKLVSTKPLSREPLIHTFRPHIALGGQ; this is encoded by the exons GTACTGCTGGTGGAGGAAAGAAAGGGAAAGGAGCTGCAACTGCCCCACCGTTTTCTGAAGTTTGCGAACACATACGGCAGGCGCTGGCATCTCCCGCTGGACTAACGCCTGATCTAGACGCTCGGTTGATCAAATACTATTTATTGAAGAAGAAAAGAGAACATTTGACGAAGAAAGAAGCAGAAAGAAAAGCGAAAGATGAATCATCTGCTCCCAAGTCTGGAAGGGAGAGCTCGAAGGGCACAAAGAGTGTGGCCGCAAAGGGAGCAAAAGGATCACCGAAGAAAGGAGTCGctgaggcaaaagaaagtgatgTTCCAATGCCAACAAAAGCTGAGAGCAAGATGAAGAAACGAGGAGAGGGAGAAGATTTGTTTACATCTATTG atGATGAACCAGAGGATGGTCCTGACACATATTTCATTTTTCATGGTTTTATCCATGCTGCTGTGTTTAGTCAGATTGCAGAAATTGGTATTCCTATTAATGCCATTGTGAAAGTTAAGTCACCGTACGGACCAGCGTCATCTCCACTCAATGAAAATGAAGAATGTGAAGCTGACACAGACGACTGGAATGCATTAACTGAAGCACTCAAGATGTTCTGGCAAGAGATAAAGAGAGCTGCAAAGGATTGTCCATTTGGTCACGTATTTAGAGATATTGCATGGGTTGAGCTTTTATCAGCTGCACAAACAGTGCCCGACAAACCTGAAGAGAAG GCTGATCTTGCAGAGTCTCTTTTTGATCTTCTTGCTGATTGTATTTACAAGCTGTTGGATAAGCACAAGCAATACAAGTTGTACCTACAGACACTTGTTGTTATCAATTTATCAAGTCAATCATCCATGACAGATGGGCATGACTTGAGTGTTATGAATGAAAATGAACTAATGCATGACGCAAAGGATGTGGATACTAGACTCTACAGCCATCAGATGGATGCATTGCCAATAGACAGTGTGACTGTCCCTCTAATGATGAATTCTGTGTTAGAACAGGTGGTTGCTATTGCTGACAATGGATGCTCTGATGATGTCAAGTTATCTCAGGATCATAACTCATTGCCTACAATACTTGACTCGTCAATAATGAAACTGGCTCTTCCAAATGAAGAGAAAAGGCAATTGCTTAACGACAAGGAGCAAATGTGTTTCTCTAAGAAACAGAAAGGAACAAAAATATTGAGACATCATGACACATCAACTTTGAAGACTCGTCATCTCGAGGAACTTATTGATATTGATGCCTTTTCTATTGACTCTCGGATGTTGCAGTTACTGCCTTACTATCATTTAAGAGACTTTAGCCTGTTTGATGCTGAACAAAACAAGAGATATAAAGCTAGCAGGGTAGCTAGAGCACATGAACTGAGGCATATCATGTCTGCTTATGGAGTTGAAGGAACACTACTTGATCGTGCTTTGAAACAATTTATATTTGAAAGCATGCCATTAAAAGGAACGGGTATTGTCCCATCTAGTTTGTTTAAATCAACTTTGAATACTTGCCTTCTTTGGGATGATCCGTACCCAGTGAGTGTTCTCCCAGTAACAGACATTGAAGAACTAGAAACAGTTCACCTTGAAAACCTTCAACTGAGACAACTAGATGAGTGGTGTTATCACGAATATCTTGAACCAAGTGTCATGCTTCAAGTTTTACACGAGGCTCACTCCAAACGTCTGCATATTGACAGTTATTACCACAAAGCAGGTAACTCTCTTCTCTTAGCTATTCACAATCCTTGTGATGGCCAAGAAAACCACTTTACATGGAGCAACTGGATTCATTCACAAGTTGGATTTAGTAATTATCTTCAGTATGTTTCATCTGTTGTTGGTCCAACAGTTGATGCTGCATGGGCATCAGCTGAAGCAGAAGCTGAGAAAAAAACTAAAGTTGAAGCAGAGAGGAGGAAGAGGGAAGAGGCAGAAGCACAGAATAGACTGCAAGAGgaagaacaagaagacaaGAAGAAACCAAAAGAGAAAAAGGGAGGCGAGTCACCAGATGATTCTGCTCAATGTAAAGCCAGTAGATCATCTAAAGAAGCCAGGAGTGGGTCACAATCTACTGCATCTTCACGTGCATCGACTCGTAAAGGCAAGGAAAAGGACAAGCCAACATCAGGATCTAAAATGAGGACTTCAGTGGCTATGTCAACTCACATCGATACACAAGTGACAAATCAGGCATCTGCAAAGCCAGAGATACCTAAGCTCTTTCTGTCATATCCTATTGGTGATCGCGTTGTTAGAGTGAATGGCAGTATGTCTCATATGTTCCCTGCAGATGGTGCGTTGATTACTGTAAAATGTCAAGCATTCATTGATGGCTACAAGAATCAAGTTGTGGCAGTAGAAAAAGATAACTGTATAGTCATGATGCATGTAAGACAAGGTCCTGGAGACAACAATGCATTAGATGATGCCAAAGAGAATGAAGGTCAGAGGAATGATGCATTTGAAGAAGCAGTCAAATGTAGTGAGAAACAGCTACAGCAACAGTCACCAAAGTTTTTGTCTTGCGTAATTCACTATGATGATGGTTTTCTGGCATCCATCAGCAAACTAGGTCCTGAAGGTCATCTTCCTAAACGGGAGCTTGTTCAGGTTTCTAATCAGTTGGAATCTAAACTGAGTGAAGACATAGGATCAAAGCCACCTACACCACCTCAGCAGGTGCGATCTCCATCTGTACAAAAAGTTGGAAAAAAGAAGGATGCAGCTGCTGAGCAGGCCTTGATTGAACAACAGAAATTGCAGGAAGAGGAAGCcgaaagacagagacaagcTGAAATAGAGAGGAAAAAGCAAGAAGAACTAGACTTGGCATTGCGGCCAACATACCAGCAGCTCTTTGTGTCCTCTCCTGACGGCTTACATCTTCATTACTGTAGTGTTCATGAAGGCAAACTTGAAGATTTCAATGAGAAATCGCATCTGGAAGGGGGGCGGGTAGTGGTAAGACAGAGCTACCCAACAAAATCTTGGAACACCCAGTTATGTCAAAACACTCAACTGAAAACAGCCATGGAAGAAATATCACGATCTATTACAGCGGATGGGGTGGTAATTAGATTTTTACAAAATGGCTCCACAGTTGTGTTGTATCCAGATGGAGCTGTTAGTGTGAGTTATGCTGATGCTGTGGCTGGCATTCTCCCTACGAGTCCAACAGAAGTCCAGGAGGAACATGAGAGAGCATCTTCTGCTGTGCGACGAGTAAAATTTGGTGACTTTGAACATACAGTACAAGAAACAACAGGAAAGCATGACAGAAAGGATGGTTGGATGTCCACAAGTGCAGTTGGTGAATGTCGCCTTCATAGCAATG CAAAGGAAGTCATGTTGAGTCGTGGTGATGGAGTTAGTGTTGTGCACAAACCAGATTCAAGTTGTGTGGTCAATCATGCCGATGGCACTCGCATTACTACATTTTATGAGATGAAGGATAGTCCATCTACATTGTCTTGTGTGCCAACCAAAGGTGCTCTTTGTAAGTTTGTTCGTATTGAGTGTCCAGGGTTTTCAGCTGTCACATTCAATTGTCAAACACAAGAGTGTCAGACATCATTTGGAGAAGGAACTCAAGTTTCATGTACAAACAGAGGGGAATATCACATAAAAAGACCTGATGGTTCTATACTTGATATTGCTTATGATGGAGAAGTTTGCTACATTCCTAAAGGTGCTGGACATCAGGTGCCTGGTTGTGAAGACGTTGTTCTTGAGGGAGCCTATGTATTTAGCCCAACTGCTAATGAGACTTTGAAAACTATTGATTGTAATGGCAGTAAGTTCACTGTAATGCAGAATGgtgagacagacatacagtcCACCAGGAACATCACTGGACAGGGAGGGCAGGTGCCTCGGCTTTTTGTTCTCAATCAGGATAGCAGTGCTGTTGAGCTTTTACGCCACTGTGATGTTGTTGAGTTTTTGGAAGCTGCAGAGGCCAATCAAAAAGCTATGGTTGTGAGAGAGAGACTGGAAGAAATTCCTGATGCTAAAGTTATTACAGTCTTGAAGCCAACACCACAAACTATTGCAGAAAAATGGTCCAGAGACTATGCGGAGGATGGGATTATTCCTAGAGGTCTAAGAGACAGAAACTTTTCTGATTTATCAGATAGACCAGAAGGTCAAGGTTTGAAAAGTTCTGACTCTATTCCTTTGCACAGATTAGGAACTAAAACAGGTGTTGAATTTACACAATCTTCAGCTTTAGAATACCGTCAGCTAATTGAGTACCAGCCTTTATCCACTGAAGAAAGATGCAGTGTTATGGAGGGATTTTGCTTATTCTTACGGTGGCGTGAACAGCAATATCAGCGAGCTGCAGCATTGCTGCTAGCAGATCAAAGAAGCAAAGCAGAAAAGGTTGCAGCTGTTGAGCTAGAGACTGAACTGCTTCCTCAAGACAAGACAATGCTACAAGACACAGTACTGGGAGTGGCTCAAAATGCATATCATAGTAGATCAGAAGAGGAGCTGACACAACACTATGAAGTGGCTGTCAACACAATTGATGAAACAGTAGCTGAATGTTCACCATCTGAAGTTGACAGAAAATTTTCTGCCAAGATGgaacaacatcaacaagacATTGATAATGTGAAGGCAATGACAAGATCACTTCGAGAAAGGAATGTTCCTAACTACTTTAACATGGTTGAGGGAAAACGATTTCTTGAAGAAGTATTGAAAGAAGGGCCAAATATGAATATATTGGTGTCACAGTTGCCTGAGAACCAGGACCATTCTCAGAGAATAATACAGAGAGATGGATCAGTGTCAGAGATGGAGCTTGTTGGAGTACAATCCTCGCATTCTATTGCTTCAGATTCAGCTATTGACCCAGGACTTGGAGCAGTTTCTCATTCTCCTGAGAAAGCAACACCTAGTCCAATAGCAGAAGAAAGTCCTGCAGATGTGCTGTCTAGTCTTGCCCTTTCTCCTGTACGGCCCCTTAATCCAACACCAGCACAGGCATTTGGTGCTGTTGTGTTGAATGGAAGGAGCCCATGCAGTCAAACGTCATTGCATGCACTTGGAAATACAGATGACCTTCTtatcaaacaaacacctgAGCTTGCAGCTGATGTAATTGAACAAGACACACCTACTAGATGGAATCAGACATACAGTGAACCTGGAGACTTGTCACATCGTGGATCTGCTAGCTTCTCAAAGCACCGACAGTCTACTGGTGGTGCAGAGCAGCTGCCTGCCATTAGTAATAGAGTTGCTTATGTAGATGTAACTGGGCAATTGAGAAAGCAAAAAGTGAAGAAACCATTATCATTACGAGGAGCTAAGCCTGGAGCGGTCACAAATGAGCAG TTTGTTGCAACTGAGAATTCAGTGCGGCGCAAAGTATCTACATCATCTGTTGCTGGTTTTTCCAAAAAAGGGATAGGACCAGTTTCCTGTCTTCGAGGCTTTGAACTCTTGCCACGAGAAGTCAATTTTGGTGTACTTCGAGAAGGATACACATATTCTCATTTATTAGTTATACGCAATGTTGGGATTGATACATGCCGTTTCAAACTTAAGCAGCCTCCTCCATCAACTGGATTGAAGGTTTTATACAGCCCATGCCCG GTGGCTGCAGGCATGAGCACTAAGTTGAACATTGAGATCTCTGCTGTTGCTGTGGGTGCTGTGGGCAACGATCGTTTTGGATATGTTCAACATGATTTGGAAATAACTTCGGAGACAAGCATTTTTCACCTCCCGATCAAAGCTG TTGTAATTACAGCATCTGTCTATGATTCTCTCTCCAGTGATGAGAAGACCAGAAATTCACCTCATCCTCAAGTAAAACTGGTTTCAACTAAACCCTTATCAAGGGAGCCTCTTATCCACACCTTTAGACCTCACATAGCACTTGGTGGTCAATGA